The Clarias gariepinus isolate MV-2021 ecotype Netherlands chromosome 4, CGAR_prim_01v2, whole genome shotgun sequence genome window below encodes:
- the tcea3 gene encoding transcription elongation factor A protein 3 isoform X12, which produces MTREEELIRIAKKLDKMVSRNNTEGALDLLRELEKFNMTLKLLQDTRIGMSVNGIRKHCRDEDVVSLAKILIKNWKRLLESGHSQKAERPNEMKNGSGASNQSPSRPSSGTELSLNALKKPVDKHKKEKTEAVFKKERQDSDHKKEKLINNHTKESRDLGESKPAKRLSTEMKKERRDSLDFSQQSPKKPINDTKKERKDSTDSKSGQQHQSSDSKPERRDSVNSKSGTSPLPKKLSKERRESHGPKLILPEAIQRKVSTDSNDGRKSKPETPKTPSTPTAPLSPSFSPVGGPLSPHLLTGDSIRDKCIEMLSAALRTDDDYKYYGANCDGMAAEIEDHIYQEIKATDMKYKNRVRSRISNLKDPKNPNLRKNVLGGAIELSRIATMSAEEMASDELKQLRNILTQEAIREHQMAKTGGTVTDLLQCGKCKKKNCTYNQVQTRSADEPMTTFVLCNECGNRWKFC; this is translated from the exons ATGACACGAGAGGAGGAACTGATACGGATTGCGAAAAAACTAGACAAAATGGTGTCTAGGAATAACACG GAAGGTGCTCTTGACCTGCTGAGAGAACTAGAAAAATTCAACATGACCCTTAAGTTGCTTCAG GACACAAGAATTGGTATGTCTGTCAACGGAATAAGAAAACACTGCAGAGATGAGGATGTTGTCTCCCTTGCGAAGATTCTTATCAAAAATTGGAAGAGGCTATTAG AATCTGGCCATTCCCAGAAAGCTGAAAGACCAAATGAGATGAAAAATGGGAGTGGGGCCAGTAATCAATCACCTAGTAgaccttcttcaggcacagaGTTAAG TTTAAACGCTCTCAAGAAACCTGTTGACAAgcacaaaaaagagaaaactgagGCAGTgtttaagaaagaaagacaagacagtgaccacaaaaaggaaaaacttaTTAATAATCACACAAAGGAAAG CAGAGATCTGGGGGAGAGTAAACCAGCCAAAAGACTGTCTAcagaaatgaagaaagaaag AAGGGATTCTTTGGATTTTAGTCAGCAGTCTCCGAAAAAGCCCATTAAtgacacaaagaaagaaag aaaagacTCCACAGACTCTAAATCTGGCCAGCAACATCAATCGAGTGACTCCAAACCTGAGAG acgGGACTCTGTTAACTCAAAGTCTGGAACCTCTCCTCTTCCTAAGAAGCTCTCGAAGGAAAG AAGAGAGTCTCATGGTCCTAAATTGATTCTTCCTGAAGCTATACAGAGAAAGGTCTCCACCGACAGTAATGATGGACG AAAAAGTAAACCAGAGACCCCGAAGACGCCCAGCACTCCCACTGCCCCTCTGTCCCCTTCCTTTAGCCCTGTTGGTGGTCCTCTTTCCCCTCACCTGCTCACTGGAGACTCCATCAGGGATAAGTGCATTGAAATGCTGTCAGCTGCATTACGCACAGATG atgaCTACAAATATTATGGAGCGAACTGTGATGGCATGGCAGCTGAAATTGAGGATCATATc TACCAGGAGATAAAAGCCACagatatgaaatataaaaacagagTACGTAGCCGCATCAGCAACCTAAAAGATCCGAAGAATCCTAATTTACGCAAGAATGTCCTGGGAGGAGCTATTGAGCTGAGTCGCATCGCCACCATGTCTGCTGAG GAAATGGCCAGTGATGAGCTGAAGCAGCTGAGGAACATTCTGACTCAGGAAGCCATCCGCGAGCACCAGATGGCCAAGACCGGAGGCACAGTTACTGACCTGCTGCAGTGTGGCAAATGCAAGAAAAAGAATTGCACATACAACCAG GTGCAAACTCGAAGTGCTGATGAGCCAATGACCACATTTGTACTGTGCAATGAGTGTGGGAACCGCTGGAAG ttttgctGA
- the tcea3 gene encoding transcription elongation factor A protein 3 isoform X11: protein MTREEELIRIAKKLDKMVSRNNTEGALDLLRELEKFNMTLKLLQDTRIGMSVNGIRKHCRDEDVVSLAKILIKNWKRLLESGHSQKAERPNEMKNGSGASNQSPSRPSSGTELSLNALKKPVDKHKKEKTEAVFKKERQDSDHKKEKLINNHTKERKDMPAPKESAQQPTSEHKKHRDLGESKPAKRLSTEMKKERRDSLDFSQQSPKKPINDTKKERKDSTDSKSGQQHQSSDSKPERRDSVNSKSGTSPLPKKLSKERRESHGPKLILPEAIQRKVSTDSNDGRKSKPETPKTPSTPTAPLSPSFSPVGGPLSPHLLTGDSIRDKCIEMLSAALRTDDDYKYYGANCDGMAAEIEDHIYQEIKATDMKYKNRVRSRISNLKDPKNPNLRKNVLGGAIELSRIATMSAEEMASDELKQLRNILTQEAIREHQMAKTGGTVTDLLQCGKCKKKNCTYNQVQTRSADEPMTTFVLCNECGNRWKFC from the exons ATGACACGAGAGGAGGAACTGATACGGATTGCGAAAAAACTAGACAAAATGGTGTCTAGGAATAACACG GAAGGTGCTCTTGACCTGCTGAGAGAACTAGAAAAATTCAACATGACCCTTAAGTTGCTTCAG GACACAAGAATTGGTATGTCTGTCAACGGAATAAGAAAACACTGCAGAGATGAGGATGTTGTCTCCCTTGCGAAGATTCTTATCAAAAATTGGAAGAGGCTATTAG AATCTGGCCATTCCCAGAAAGCTGAAAGACCAAATGAGATGAAAAATGGGAGTGGGGCCAGTAATCAATCACCTAGTAgaccttcttcaggcacagaGTTAAG TTTAAACGCTCTCAAGAAACCTGTTGACAAgcacaaaaaagagaaaactgagGCAGTgtttaagaaagaaagacaagacagtgaccacaaaaaggaaaaacttaTTAATAATCACACAAAGGAAAG AAAAGACATGCCAGCTCCAAAAGAAAGTGCACAGCAGCCGACATCTGAACATAAGAAACACAG AGATCTGGGGGAGAGTAAACCAGCCAAAAGACTGTCTAcagaaatgaagaaagaaag AAGGGATTCTTTGGATTTTAGTCAGCAGTCTCCGAAAAAGCCCATTAAtgacacaaagaaagaaag aaaagacTCCACAGACTCTAAATCTGGCCAGCAACATCAATCGAGTGACTCCAAACCTGAGAG acgGGACTCTGTTAACTCAAAGTCTGGAACCTCTCCTCTTCCTAAGAAGCTCTCGAAGGAAAG AAGAGAGTCTCATGGTCCTAAATTGATTCTTCCTGAAGCTATACAGAGAAAGGTCTCCACCGACAGTAATGATGGACG AAAAAGTAAACCAGAGACCCCGAAGACGCCCAGCACTCCCACTGCCCCTCTGTCCCCTTCCTTTAGCCCTGTTGGTGGTCCTCTTTCCCCTCACCTGCTCACTGGAGACTCCATCAGGGATAAGTGCATTGAAATGCTGTCAGCTGCATTACGCACAGATG atgaCTACAAATATTATGGAGCGAACTGTGATGGCATGGCAGCTGAAATTGAGGATCATATc TACCAGGAGATAAAAGCCACagatatgaaatataaaaacagagTACGTAGCCGCATCAGCAACCTAAAAGATCCGAAGAATCCTAATTTACGCAAGAATGTCCTGGGAGGAGCTATTGAGCTGAGTCGCATCGCCACCATGTCTGCTGAG GAAATGGCCAGTGATGAGCTGAAGCAGCTGAGGAACATTCTGACTCAGGAAGCCATCCGCGAGCACCAGATGGCCAAGACCGGAGGCACAGTTACTGACCTGCTGCAGTGTGGCAAATGCAAGAAAAAGAATTGCACATACAACCAG GTGCAAACTCGAAGTGCTGATGAGCCAATGACCACATTTGTACTGTGCAATGAGTGTGGGAACCGCTGGAAG ttttgctGA
- the tcea3 gene encoding transcription elongation factor A protein 3 isoform X9, with protein sequence MTREEELIRIAKKLDKMVSRNNTEGALDLLRELEKFNMTLKLLQDTRIGMSVNGIRKHCRDEDVVSLAKILIKNWKRLLESGHSQKAERPNEMKNGSGASNQSPSRPSSGTELSLNALKKPVDKHKKEKTEAVFKKERQDSDHKKEKLINNHTKERTEAPDPQSPPHLHLHQSLPAHVRKDQPEVKKDRDLGESKPAKRLSTEMKKERRDSLDFSQQSPKKPINDTKKERKDSTDSKSGQQHQSSDSKPERRDSVNSKSGTSPLPKKLSKERRESHGPKLILPEAIQRKVSTDSNDGRKSKPETPKTPSTPTAPLSPSFSPVGGPLSPHLLTGDSIRDKCIEMLSAALRTDDDYKYYGANCDGMAAEIEDHIYQEIKATDMKYKNRVRSRISNLKDPKNPNLRKNVLGGAIELSRIATMSAEEMASDELKQLRNILTQEAIREHQMAKTGGTVTDLLQCGKCKKKNCTYNQVQTRSADEPMTTFVLCNECGNRWKFC encoded by the exons ATGACACGAGAGGAGGAACTGATACGGATTGCGAAAAAACTAGACAAAATGGTGTCTAGGAATAACACG GAAGGTGCTCTTGACCTGCTGAGAGAACTAGAAAAATTCAACATGACCCTTAAGTTGCTTCAG GACACAAGAATTGGTATGTCTGTCAACGGAATAAGAAAACACTGCAGAGATGAGGATGTTGTCTCCCTTGCGAAGATTCTTATCAAAAATTGGAAGAGGCTATTAG AATCTGGCCATTCCCAGAAAGCTGAAAGACCAAATGAGATGAAAAATGGGAGTGGGGCCAGTAATCAATCACCTAGTAgaccttcttcaggcacagaGTTAAG TTTAAACGCTCTCAAGAAACCTGTTGACAAgcacaaaaaagagaaaactgagGCAGTgtttaagaaagaaagacaagacagtgaccacaaaaaggaaaaacttaTTAATAATCACACAAAGGAAAG GACAGAGGCTCCAGATCCCCAGAGTCCTCCTCACCTTCATCTTCACCAATCTCTTCCTGCTCATGTTCGTAAAGACCAGCCTGAAGTAAAGAAAGACAG AGATCTGGGGGAGAGTAAACCAGCCAAAAGACTGTCTAcagaaatgaagaaagaaag AAGGGATTCTTTGGATTTTAGTCAGCAGTCTCCGAAAAAGCCCATTAAtgacacaaagaaagaaag aaaagacTCCACAGACTCTAAATCTGGCCAGCAACATCAATCGAGTGACTCCAAACCTGAGAG acgGGACTCTGTTAACTCAAAGTCTGGAACCTCTCCTCTTCCTAAGAAGCTCTCGAAGGAAAG AAGAGAGTCTCATGGTCCTAAATTGATTCTTCCTGAAGCTATACAGAGAAAGGTCTCCACCGACAGTAATGATGGACG AAAAAGTAAACCAGAGACCCCGAAGACGCCCAGCACTCCCACTGCCCCTCTGTCCCCTTCCTTTAGCCCTGTTGGTGGTCCTCTTTCCCCTCACCTGCTCACTGGAGACTCCATCAGGGATAAGTGCATTGAAATGCTGTCAGCTGCATTACGCACAGATG atgaCTACAAATATTATGGAGCGAACTGTGATGGCATGGCAGCTGAAATTGAGGATCATATc TACCAGGAGATAAAAGCCACagatatgaaatataaaaacagagTACGTAGCCGCATCAGCAACCTAAAAGATCCGAAGAATCCTAATTTACGCAAGAATGTCCTGGGAGGAGCTATTGAGCTGAGTCGCATCGCCACCATGTCTGCTGAG GAAATGGCCAGTGATGAGCTGAAGCAGCTGAGGAACATTCTGACTCAGGAAGCCATCCGCGAGCACCAGATGGCCAAGACCGGAGGCACAGTTACTGACCTGCTGCAGTGTGGCAAATGCAAGAAAAAGAATTGCACATACAACCAG GTGCAAACTCGAAGTGCTGATGAGCCAATGACCACATTTGTACTGTGCAATGAGTGTGGGAACCGCTGGAAG ttttgctGA
- the tcea3 gene encoding transcription elongation factor A protein 3 isoform X7 translates to MTREEELIRIAKKLDKMVSRNNTEGALDLLRELEKFNMTLKLLQDTRIGMSVNGIRKHCRDEDVVSLAKILIKNWKRLLESGHSQKAERPNEMKNGSGASNQSPSRPSSGTELSLNALKKPVDKHKKEKTEAVFKKERQDSDHKKEKLINNHTKERTEAPDPQSPPHLHLHQSLPAHVRKDQPEVKKDRKLAPETMTSQHSQSHHSSSHKRPSLEVPKESRDLGESKPAKRLSTEMKKERRDSLDFSQQSPKKPINDTKKERKDSTDSKSGQQHQSSDSKPERRDSVNSKSGTSPLPKKLSKERRESHGPKLILPEAIQRKVSTDSNDGRKSKPETPKTPSTPTAPLSPSFSPVGGPLSPHLLTGDSIRDKCIEMLSAALRTDDDYKYYGANCDGMAAEIEDHIYQEIKATDMKYKNRVRSRISNLKDPKNPNLRKNVLGGAIELSRIATMSAEEMASDELKQLRNILTQEAIREHQMAKTGGTVTDLLQCGKCKKKNCTYNQVQTRSADEPMTTFVLCNECGNRWKFC, encoded by the exons ATGACACGAGAGGAGGAACTGATACGGATTGCGAAAAAACTAGACAAAATGGTGTCTAGGAATAACACG GAAGGTGCTCTTGACCTGCTGAGAGAACTAGAAAAATTCAACATGACCCTTAAGTTGCTTCAG GACACAAGAATTGGTATGTCTGTCAACGGAATAAGAAAACACTGCAGAGATGAGGATGTTGTCTCCCTTGCGAAGATTCTTATCAAAAATTGGAAGAGGCTATTAG AATCTGGCCATTCCCAGAAAGCTGAAAGACCAAATGAGATGAAAAATGGGAGTGGGGCCAGTAATCAATCACCTAGTAgaccttcttcaggcacagaGTTAAG TTTAAACGCTCTCAAGAAACCTGTTGACAAgcacaaaaaagagaaaactgagGCAGTgtttaagaaagaaagacaagacagtgaccacaaaaaggaaaaacttaTTAATAATCACACAAAGGAAAG GACAGAGGCTCCAGATCCCCAGAGTCCTCCTCACCTTCATCTTCACCAATCTCTTCCTGCTCATGTTCGTAAAGACCAGCCTGAAGTAAAGAAAGACAG GAAATTGGCACCAGAAACTATGACCTCTCAACATTCTCAGTCTCATCATTCCTCTTCTCATAAAAGGCCATCTCTAGAGGTTCCTAAAGAGAG CAGAGATCTGGGGGAGAGTAAACCAGCCAAAAGACTGTCTAcagaaatgaagaaagaaag AAGGGATTCTTTGGATTTTAGTCAGCAGTCTCCGAAAAAGCCCATTAAtgacacaaagaaagaaag aaaagacTCCACAGACTCTAAATCTGGCCAGCAACATCAATCGAGTGACTCCAAACCTGAGAG acgGGACTCTGTTAACTCAAAGTCTGGAACCTCTCCTCTTCCTAAGAAGCTCTCGAAGGAAAG AAGAGAGTCTCATGGTCCTAAATTGATTCTTCCTGAAGCTATACAGAGAAAGGTCTCCACCGACAGTAATGATGGACG AAAAAGTAAACCAGAGACCCCGAAGACGCCCAGCACTCCCACTGCCCCTCTGTCCCCTTCCTTTAGCCCTGTTGGTGGTCCTCTTTCCCCTCACCTGCTCACTGGAGACTCCATCAGGGATAAGTGCATTGAAATGCTGTCAGCTGCATTACGCACAGATG atgaCTACAAATATTATGGAGCGAACTGTGATGGCATGGCAGCTGAAATTGAGGATCATATc TACCAGGAGATAAAAGCCACagatatgaaatataaaaacagagTACGTAGCCGCATCAGCAACCTAAAAGATCCGAAGAATCCTAATTTACGCAAGAATGTCCTGGGAGGAGCTATTGAGCTGAGTCGCATCGCCACCATGTCTGCTGAG GAAATGGCCAGTGATGAGCTGAAGCAGCTGAGGAACATTCTGACTCAGGAAGCCATCCGCGAGCACCAGATGGCCAAGACCGGAGGCACAGTTACTGACCTGCTGCAGTGTGGCAAATGCAAGAAAAAGAATTGCACATACAACCAG GTGCAAACTCGAAGTGCTGATGAGCCAATGACCACATTTGTACTGTGCAATGAGTGTGGGAACCGCTGGAAG ttttgctGA
- the tcea3 gene encoding transcription elongation factor A protein 3 isoform X10 yields MTREEELIRIAKKLDKMVSRNNTEGALDLLRELEKFNMTLKLLQDTRIGMSVNGIRKHCRDEDVVSLAKILIKNWKRLLESGHSQKAERPNEMKNGSGASNQSPSRPSSGTELSLNALKKPVDKHKKEKTEAVFKKERQDSDHKKEKLINNHTKERKDMPAPKESAQQPTSEHKKHSRDLGESKPAKRLSTEMKKERRDSLDFSQQSPKKPINDTKKERKDSTDSKSGQQHQSSDSKPERRDSVNSKSGTSPLPKKLSKERRESHGPKLILPEAIQRKVSTDSNDGRKSKPETPKTPSTPTAPLSPSFSPVGGPLSPHLLTGDSIRDKCIEMLSAALRTDDDYKYYGANCDGMAAEIEDHIYQEIKATDMKYKNRVRSRISNLKDPKNPNLRKNVLGGAIELSRIATMSAEEMASDELKQLRNILTQEAIREHQMAKTGGTVTDLLQCGKCKKKNCTYNQVQTRSADEPMTTFVLCNECGNRWKFC; encoded by the exons ATGACACGAGAGGAGGAACTGATACGGATTGCGAAAAAACTAGACAAAATGGTGTCTAGGAATAACACG GAAGGTGCTCTTGACCTGCTGAGAGAACTAGAAAAATTCAACATGACCCTTAAGTTGCTTCAG GACACAAGAATTGGTATGTCTGTCAACGGAATAAGAAAACACTGCAGAGATGAGGATGTTGTCTCCCTTGCGAAGATTCTTATCAAAAATTGGAAGAGGCTATTAG AATCTGGCCATTCCCAGAAAGCTGAAAGACCAAATGAGATGAAAAATGGGAGTGGGGCCAGTAATCAATCACCTAGTAgaccttcttcaggcacagaGTTAAG TTTAAACGCTCTCAAGAAACCTGTTGACAAgcacaaaaaagagaaaactgagGCAGTgtttaagaaagaaagacaagacagtgaccacaaaaaggaaaaacttaTTAATAATCACACAAAGGAAAG AAAAGACATGCCAGCTCCAAAAGAAAGTGCACAGCAGCCGACATCTGAACATAAGAAACACAG CAGAGATCTGGGGGAGAGTAAACCAGCCAAAAGACTGTCTAcagaaatgaagaaagaaag AAGGGATTCTTTGGATTTTAGTCAGCAGTCTCCGAAAAAGCCCATTAAtgacacaaagaaagaaag aaaagacTCCACAGACTCTAAATCTGGCCAGCAACATCAATCGAGTGACTCCAAACCTGAGAG acgGGACTCTGTTAACTCAAAGTCTGGAACCTCTCCTCTTCCTAAGAAGCTCTCGAAGGAAAG AAGAGAGTCTCATGGTCCTAAATTGATTCTTCCTGAAGCTATACAGAGAAAGGTCTCCACCGACAGTAATGATGGACG AAAAAGTAAACCAGAGACCCCGAAGACGCCCAGCACTCCCACTGCCCCTCTGTCCCCTTCCTTTAGCCCTGTTGGTGGTCCTCTTTCCCCTCACCTGCTCACTGGAGACTCCATCAGGGATAAGTGCATTGAAATGCTGTCAGCTGCATTACGCACAGATG atgaCTACAAATATTATGGAGCGAACTGTGATGGCATGGCAGCTGAAATTGAGGATCATATc TACCAGGAGATAAAAGCCACagatatgaaatataaaaacagagTACGTAGCCGCATCAGCAACCTAAAAGATCCGAAGAATCCTAATTTACGCAAGAATGTCCTGGGAGGAGCTATTGAGCTGAGTCGCATCGCCACCATGTCTGCTGAG GAAATGGCCAGTGATGAGCTGAAGCAGCTGAGGAACATTCTGACTCAGGAAGCCATCCGCGAGCACCAGATGGCCAAGACCGGAGGCACAGTTACTGACCTGCTGCAGTGTGGCAAATGCAAGAAAAAGAATTGCACATACAACCAG GTGCAAACTCGAAGTGCTGATGAGCCAATGACCACATTTGTACTGTGCAATGAGTGTGGGAACCGCTGGAAG ttttgctGA
- the tcea3 gene encoding transcription elongation factor A protein 3 isoform X8 has translation MTREEELIRIAKKLDKMVSRNNTEGALDLLRELEKFNMTLKLLQDTRIGMSVNGIRKHCRDEDVVSLAKILIKNWKRLLESGHSQKAERPNEMKNGSGASNQSPSRPSSGTELSLNALKKPVDKHKKEKTEAVFKKERQDSDHKKEKLINNHTKERTEAPDPQSPPHLHLHQSLPAHVRKDQPEVKKDRKLAPETMTSQHSQSHHSSSHKRPSLEVPKERDLGESKPAKRLSTEMKKERRDSLDFSQQSPKKPINDTKKERKDSTDSKSGQQHQSSDSKPERRDSVNSKSGTSPLPKKLSKERRESHGPKLILPEAIQRKVSTDSNDGRKSKPETPKTPSTPTAPLSPSFSPVGGPLSPHLLTGDSIRDKCIEMLSAALRTDDDYKYYGANCDGMAAEIEDHIYQEIKATDMKYKNRVRSRISNLKDPKNPNLRKNVLGGAIELSRIATMSAEEMASDELKQLRNILTQEAIREHQMAKTGGTVTDLLQCGKCKKKNCTYNQVQTRSADEPMTTFVLCNECGNRWKFC, from the exons ATGACACGAGAGGAGGAACTGATACGGATTGCGAAAAAACTAGACAAAATGGTGTCTAGGAATAACACG GAAGGTGCTCTTGACCTGCTGAGAGAACTAGAAAAATTCAACATGACCCTTAAGTTGCTTCAG GACACAAGAATTGGTATGTCTGTCAACGGAATAAGAAAACACTGCAGAGATGAGGATGTTGTCTCCCTTGCGAAGATTCTTATCAAAAATTGGAAGAGGCTATTAG AATCTGGCCATTCCCAGAAAGCTGAAAGACCAAATGAGATGAAAAATGGGAGTGGGGCCAGTAATCAATCACCTAGTAgaccttcttcaggcacagaGTTAAG TTTAAACGCTCTCAAGAAACCTGTTGACAAgcacaaaaaagagaaaactgagGCAGTgtttaagaaagaaagacaagacagtgaccacaaaaaggaaaaacttaTTAATAATCACACAAAGGAAAG GACAGAGGCTCCAGATCCCCAGAGTCCTCCTCACCTTCATCTTCACCAATCTCTTCCTGCTCATGTTCGTAAAGACCAGCCTGAAGTAAAGAAAGACAG GAAATTGGCACCAGAAACTATGACCTCTCAACATTCTCAGTCTCATCATTCCTCTTCTCATAAAAGGCCATCTCTAGAGGTTCCTAAAGAGAG AGATCTGGGGGAGAGTAAACCAGCCAAAAGACTGTCTAcagaaatgaagaaagaaag AAGGGATTCTTTGGATTTTAGTCAGCAGTCTCCGAAAAAGCCCATTAAtgacacaaagaaagaaag aaaagacTCCACAGACTCTAAATCTGGCCAGCAACATCAATCGAGTGACTCCAAACCTGAGAG acgGGACTCTGTTAACTCAAAGTCTGGAACCTCTCCTCTTCCTAAGAAGCTCTCGAAGGAAAG AAGAGAGTCTCATGGTCCTAAATTGATTCTTCCTGAAGCTATACAGAGAAAGGTCTCCACCGACAGTAATGATGGACG AAAAAGTAAACCAGAGACCCCGAAGACGCCCAGCACTCCCACTGCCCCTCTGTCCCCTTCCTTTAGCCCTGTTGGTGGTCCTCTTTCCCCTCACCTGCTCACTGGAGACTCCATCAGGGATAAGTGCATTGAAATGCTGTCAGCTGCATTACGCACAGATG atgaCTACAAATATTATGGAGCGAACTGTGATGGCATGGCAGCTGAAATTGAGGATCATATc TACCAGGAGATAAAAGCCACagatatgaaatataaaaacagagTACGTAGCCGCATCAGCAACCTAAAAGATCCGAAGAATCCTAATTTACGCAAGAATGTCCTGGGAGGAGCTATTGAGCTGAGTCGCATCGCCACCATGTCTGCTGAG GAAATGGCCAGTGATGAGCTGAAGCAGCTGAGGAACATTCTGACTCAGGAAGCCATCCGCGAGCACCAGATGGCCAAGACCGGAGGCACAGTTACTGACCTGCTGCAGTGTGGCAAATGCAAGAAAAAGAATTGCACATACAACCAG GTGCAAACTCGAAGTGCTGATGAGCCAATGACCACATTTGTACTGTGCAATGAGTGTGGGAACCGCTGGAAG ttttgctGA
- the tcea3 gene encoding transcription elongation factor A protein 3 isoform X6 → MTREEELIRIAKKLDKMVSRNNTEGALDLLRELEKFNMTLKLLQDTRIGMSVNGIRKHCRDEDVVSLAKILIKNWKRLLESGHSQKAERPNEMKNGSGASNQSPSRPSSGTELSLNALKKPVDKHKKEKTEAVFKKERQDSDHKKEKLINNHTKERTEAPDPQSPPHLHLHQSLPAHVRKDQPEVKKDRKLAPETMTSQHSQSHHSSSHKRPSLEVPKERKDMPAPKESAQQPTSEHKKHRDLGESKPAKRLSTEMKKERRDSLDFSQQSPKKPINDTKKERKDSTDSKSGQQHQSSDSKPERRDSVNSKSGTSPLPKKLSKERRESHGPKLILPEAIQRKVSTDSNDGRKSKPETPKTPSTPTAPLSPSFSPVGGPLSPHLLTGDSIRDKCIEMLSAALRTDDDYKYYGANCDGMAAEIEDHIYQEIKATDMKYKNRVRSRISNLKDPKNPNLRKNVLGGAIELSRIATMSAEEMASDELKQLRNILTQEAIREHQMAKTGGTVTDLLQCGKCKKKNCTYNQVQTRSADEPMTTFVLCNECGNRWKFC, encoded by the exons ATGACACGAGAGGAGGAACTGATACGGATTGCGAAAAAACTAGACAAAATGGTGTCTAGGAATAACACG GAAGGTGCTCTTGACCTGCTGAGAGAACTAGAAAAATTCAACATGACCCTTAAGTTGCTTCAG GACACAAGAATTGGTATGTCTGTCAACGGAATAAGAAAACACTGCAGAGATGAGGATGTTGTCTCCCTTGCGAAGATTCTTATCAAAAATTGGAAGAGGCTATTAG AATCTGGCCATTCCCAGAAAGCTGAAAGACCAAATGAGATGAAAAATGGGAGTGGGGCCAGTAATCAATCACCTAGTAgaccttcttcaggcacagaGTTAAG TTTAAACGCTCTCAAGAAACCTGTTGACAAgcacaaaaaagagaaaactgagGCAGTgtttaagaaagaaagacaagacagtgaccacaaaaaggaaaaacttaTTAATAATCACACAAAGGAAAG GACAGAGGCTCCAGATCCCCAGAGTCCTCCTCACCTTCATCTTCACCAATCTCTTCCTGCTCATGTTCGTAAAGACCAGCCTGAAGTAAAGAAAGACAG GAAATTGGCACCAGAAACTATGACCTCTCAACATTCTCAGTCTCATCATTCCTCTTCTCATAAAAGGCCATCTCTAGAGGTTCCTAAAGAGAG AAAAGACATGCCAGCTCCAAAAGAAAGTGCACAGCAGCCGACATCTGAACATAAGAAACACAG AGATCTGGGGGAGAGTAAACCAGCCAAAAGACTGTCTAcagaaatgaagaaagaaag AAGGGATTCTTTGGATTTTAGTCAGCAGTCTCCGAAAAAGCCCATTAAtgacacaaagaaagaaag aaaagacTCCACAGACTCTAAATCTGGCCAGCAACATCAATCGAGTGACTCCAAACCTGAGAG acgGGACTCTGTTAACTCAAAGTCTGGAACCTCTCCTCTTCCTAAGAAGCTCTCGAAGGAAAG AAGAGAGTCTCATGGTCCTAAATTGATTCTTCCTGAAGCTATACAGAGAAAGGTCTCCACCGACAGTAATGATGGACG AAAAAGTAAACCAGAGACCCCGAAGACGCCCAGCACTCCCACTGCCCCTCTGTCCCCTTCCTTTAGCCCTGTTGGTGGTCCTCTTTCCCCTCACCTGCTCACTGGAGACTCCATCAGGGATAAGTGCATTGAAATGCTGTCAGCTGCATTACGCACAGATG atgaCTACAAATATTATGGAGCGAACTGTGATGGCATGGCAGCTGAAATTGAGGATCATATc TACCAGGAGATAAAAGCCACagatatgaaatataaaaacagagTACGTAGCCGCATCAGCAACCTAAAAGATCCGAAGAATCCTAATTTACGCAAGAATGTCCTGGGAGGAGCTATTGAGCTGAGTCGCATCGCCACCATGTCTGCTGAG GAAATGGCCAGTGATGAGCTGAAGCAGCTGAGGAACATTCTGACTCAGGAAGCCATCCGCGAGCACCAGATGGCCAAGACCGGAGGCACAGTTACTGACCTGCTGCAGTGTGGCAAATGCAAGAAAAAGAATTGCACATACAACCAG GTGCAAACTCGAAGTGCTGATGAGCCAATGACCACATTTGTACTGTGCAATGAGTGTGGGAACCGCTGGAAG ttttgctGA